A window of Primulina tabacum isolate GXHZ01 chromosome 4, ASM2559414v2, whole genome shotgun sequence contains these coding sequences:
- the LOC142542539 gene encoding WPP domain-associated protein-like yields the protein MESQEVFKDFGVSNEDLTSSSENGGGLEQVNVVNNGFEQERYGNGCEQLSGLEQASFGNGISDFGEFETGKGNLADEVLEDLEEYWEDINDRLMISRMVSDSIIKGMVTAVEQEAAERVATKELEVANLKECLQSHDVDSSTFEALRLNRDCGKLSSSIDAFVKNDKMRAALQGFRNAAKEQFKQVEKEIRCIRGYNSIKKSDSGVGLVGLGGILQDKECKNSQDINQILKPLKTSVDTVFVWINDILQQSKISLCEWQQVQDVSGKLEDTVMQSVIKSLHEEYKEKLWEQQAQFYGSRDGKWLEKFNEISSLRTQLDAIAKSLSITETGLVSHGSHDLDHLHRKAFSNHVSLPTSLSEGNGQLEAFKVNVHESYDFHQLKHLSKEDMVKYFNGIITELRRYHESAIQQRTEEYFSLKRDYLNERRSYVTHRKDEEFDVLREKIPEVMKKLDCFLSENKKFPAMINNAESVVKLKGEIESLRFDNCQLRDTLSNKESELKFLEVQLADITGKLMQQSSNDVNMLKLVASLKSSEEDLCMEASLTEEVHKCAMKELIRHIRSYSEDSIVELAVMRKVYSDPLIEASFPAEICSRCEIDDSDIEPLILQELSGMVFKDAIKDAMERLKDLYQELSSEKKIRNSLQIKVLKMESELKLEVEEKEKLKEHILNLDKEMEHKIEYVMDLSISLSKEREQFELASQEVRKLKENIDQQQMVVSASNDVKVQLMEAMQKIELDKAEIHNLTQKLDQTKKDLTEDIEQRNTALALAQERHDRLILREANGEKQNMVIEAVTVVVNGMSNKLDDFECRILGMIKKNNLRLEDVSSNLKSLTEIANEFRRSGLTYRCKLERRCADLQKAEAEVDLLGDEVDTLLRLLEKIYVALDHYLPILKHYSGIIEILELVRRELSGESIKLL from the exons ATGGAGAGTCAAGAGGTATTCAAGGATTTTGGTGTTTCAAACGAGGATCTTACTAGTTCATCTGAAAATGGTGGTGGGTTAGAGCAAGTAAATGTTGTAAACAATGGGTTTGAGCAGGAGAGATATGGAAATGGGTGTGAGCAATTAAGTGGGCTTGAGCAAGCCAGCTTTGGAAATGGGATTTCGGATTTTGGTGAGTTTGAAACAGGAAAAGGGAATTTAGCAGATGAGGTTCTGGAGGATTTGGAGGAGTATTGGGAAGATATAAATGACCGGTTGATGATTTCACGAATGGTTAGTGATTCTATTATTAAAGGGATGGTGACTGCAGTGGAGCAAGAGGCTGCAGAAAGAGTCGCAACTAAAGAACTAGAAGTGGCCAATTTGAAGGAGTGCCTGCAATCTCATGATGTGGATTCTAGCACATTTGAAGCTCTAAGATTAAACAGGGATTGTGGGAAGCTATCAAGTTCTATTGATGCATTTGTGAAGAACGATAAAATGAGGGCGGCTTTACAAGGTTTCAGGAACGCTGCAAAAGAGCAATTCAAGCAGGTTGAGAAGGAGATTCGTTGTATTAGAGGATATAATTCGATCAAGAAGAGTGATTCGGGTGTTGGTTTAGTGGGGTTGGGTGGGATTTTACAGGATAAAGAGTGTAAAAACTCTCAGGACATCAATCAAATTTTGAAGCCGCTGAAGACAAGTGTAGACACTGTTTTCGTATGGATCAATGATATTTTACAGCAATCAAAGATATCTCTTTGCGAGTGGCAGCAAGTGCAAGATGTATCAGGGAAACTAGAGGATACGGTGATGCAAAGTGTAATTAAAAGTCTCCATGAGGAGTATAAAGAGAAGTTGTGGGAACAACAAGCTCAATTTTATGGAAGCCGTGATGGAAAATGGCTTGAAAAGTTCAATGAGATATCTAGTTTACGAACTCAGCTAGATGCAATTGCGAAGTCTCTCTCAATCACAGAAACAGGGTTGGTTTCTCATGGGTCTCATGATTTGGACCATTTGCATCGCAAAGCCTTCAGCAATCATGTTAGCCTGCCAACATCTCTTAGTGAAGGGAATGGACAGCTTGAGGCATTTAAAGTTAACGTCCATGAGAGCTATGATTTTCATCAGCTGAAGCACCTTTCTAAGGAAGACATGGTCAAGTATTTTAATGGCATTATAACTGAGTTACGAAGGTATCATGAGTCTGCTATACAACAGAGAACTGAAGAATATTTTAGTCTTAAGCGAGATTATCTTAATGAAAGGAGATCATACGTGACTCACCGGAAAGACGAGGAATTTGATGTGCTTAGGGAAAAGATACCTGAAGTAATGAAAAAATTGGACTGCTTTCTTTCGGAAAATAAGAAGTTTCCTGCAATGATAAATAATGCTGAAAGTGTGGTGAAATTGAAAGGTGAAATTGAAAGCCTTCGTTTTGATAATTGCCAGCTCAGAGACACGCTCTCTAACAAGGAAAGTGAATTGAAGTTTCTGGAAGTGCAGCTTGCAGACATTACTGGGAAATTGATGCAGCAATCTTCGAATGATGTAAATATGTTGAAGCTTGTGGCAAGTCTGAAGTCCTCAGAGGAAGATTTATGCATGGAAGCTTCGCTGACCGAAGAAGTACATAAATGTGCCATGAAAGAGCTGATCAGACATATTAGAAGCTACTCTGAAGATTCAATTGTGGAGCTTGCTGTAATGCGAAAAGTTTACAGTGATCCTCTAATTGAAGCTTCTTTTCCTGCTGAAATTTGTAGTAGATGTGAAATTGATGATTCAGATATTGAACCATTAATATTGCAAGAATTGAGTGGGATGGTTTTCAAGGATGCTATTAAGGATGCCATGGAAAGACTCAAAGACCTGTATCAAGAATTGTCGTCTGAGAAGAAAATCAGAAATTCTCTACAAATTAAAGTTCTCAAAATGGAAAGTGAATTAAAATTGGAGGttgaagaaaaggaaaaattaaaGGAGCACATTCTAAATTTGGACAAAGAAATGGAACATAAGATAGAGTATGTGATGGACTTGTCAATTTCGCTGTCAAAAGAGAGGGAGCAGTTTGAGTTGGCCTCGCAAGAGGTAAGAAAGCTAAAAGAAAATATCGATCAGCAGCAAATGGTGGTTAGTGCTAGCAACGATGTTAAAGTTCAGCTTATGGAGGCAATGCAGAAGATTGAACTTGATAAAGCTGAAATACACAATCTGACACAAAAGCTTGATCAAACAAAAAAGGACTTAACAGAAGACATAGAACAGAGAAACACGGCACTTGCTCTTGCTCAAGAAAGGCACGATAGGTTAATTTTGAGGGAAGCTAATGGGGAGAAACAAAATATGGTCATTGAAGCTGTGACGGTTGTCGTAAATGGAATGTCCAACAAGCTTGATGATTTTGAATGCAGAATATTGGGGATGATAAAAAAGAACAATTTAAG GCTGGAAGACGTGAGTTCTAATTTGAAATCTCTGACCGAGATTGCTAATGAATTCAGAAGATCAGGGCTGACATACAGATGTAAACTGGAGAGAAGATGTGCTGATCTCCAGAAGGCTGAGGCTGAG GTGGATCTTTTAGGAGATGAAGTTGACACTCTCTTAAGATTACTTGAGAAGATATATGTTGCACTGGATCATTATTTACCAATTTTAAAGCATTATTCTGGG ATTATTGAGATCCTGGAGTTGGTCCGAAGGGAATTGAGTGGAGAATCCATCAAGCTGTTGTAG
- the LOC142542544 gene encoding ATP-dependent Clp protease proteolytic subunit 2, mitochondrial-like: protein MMRRSFLFSQRSLWRHPTTKYVNDGRCYSLIPMVIEHSSRGERAYDIFSRLLKERIICINGPISDDTAHVVVAQLLFLESENPSKPIHMYLNSPGGAVTAGLAIYDTMRYIRSPVNTICLGQAASMASLLLSAGAKGERKSLPNATIMIHQPSGGYSGQAKDMTIHTKQIIRVWDSLNALYAKHTGQSVEVIQKNMDRDYFMTPEEAKEFGIVDEIMDQRPMTLVTDTVSDVGKDKS, encoded by the exons ATGATGCGGAGGAGCTTCCTCTTCTCTCAACGGAGCCTGTGGCGGCACCCAACCACGAAATATGTTAATGACGGAAGATGCTACAGTTTGATACCGATGGTGATCGAGCACTCGTCGCGTGGAGAGCGCGCCTACGATATCTTCTCGCGGCTGCTCAAGGAGCGCATAATTTGCATCAATGGCCCCATTTCTGACGACACCGCTCACGTTGTCGTTGCCCAGCTCCTCTTTCTTGAATCCGAAAACCCATCTAAACCTATTCACATGTACCTTAATTCCCCCGGTGGCGCTGTCACGGCTG GTCTTGCCATATATGATACAATGCGGTATATCCGTTCACCAGTCAATACTATATGTCTTGGTCAAGCGGCATCAATGGCTTCTCTCCTATTGTCTGCTGGTGCAAAGGGTGAGAGGAAGTCTCTGCCAAATGCTACGATTATGATTCATCAGCCTTCTGGTGGATACAGTGGCCAGGCTAAGGATATGACCATTCACACCAAGCAAATCATTCGTGTTTGGGACTCATTGAATGCACTCTATGCAAAGCATACTGGTCAATCTGTTGAAGTAATTCAGAAGAATATGGATCGCGATTACTTTATGACACCTGAAGAGGCAAAGGAGTTTGGGATTGTAGATGAGATCATGGATCAGAGACCAATGACGCTCGTGACAGACACAGTGTCTGATGTTGGTAAAGATAAAAGTTAA
- the LOC142541446 gene encoding putative germin-like protein 2-1, translating to MASNVLLLGLMLATFTVSLATDPSPLQDFCVANPKGSGLVHNGLASLFLSLSSLFRVNGFTCKDPKLVQADDFFFSGLNVTGNISNPVGSKVTPVTVTQIPGLNTLGISMVRIDFSPFGVNPPHIHPRATEILTVIEGSLEVGFVTSNPNNSLISKVLGKGDVFVFPQGLVHFQRNTANASAVAIAGLSSQNPGVINIGNAVFGSNPPIPDDLLAKSFQVDAKTVDLIQSKF from the exons ATGGCTTCCAATGTTCTTTTGTTGGGACTAATGCTTGCAACTTTTACAGTTTCTTTGGCAACCGATCCAAGCCCGCTTCAAGATTTTTGTGTTGCTAACCCCAAAGGCTCAG GTTTGGTCCATAATGGCCTGGCTTCATTATTTTTGTCCCTGTCTTCTTTATTTCGAGTAAATGGCTTTACATGCAAGGATCCCAAACTCGTGCAAGCAGATGATTTCTTCTTCAGTGGGCTTAACGTAACAGGCAACATTTCCAATCCTGTGGGATCCAAAGTGACTCCAGTGACAGTCACTCAGATTCCCGGACTCAACACACTGGGGATTTCAATGGTCCGGATCGACTTTTCGCCGTTCGGGGTCAACCCTCCCCACATACATCCTCGTGCTACTGAAATATTGACTGTGATTGAAGGTTCCCTGGAAGTGGGATTTGTCACCTCCAATCCCAATAATAGTCTCATCTCTAAAGTACTCGGAAAGGGGGACGTGTTTGTGTTTCCTCAAGGTCTTGTTCACTTCCAACGCAATACTGCCAATGCTAGTGCTGTTGCTATTGCAGGACTCAGCAGCCAAAACCCTGGAGTAATTAACATTGGAAACGCAGTTTTTGGATCCAATCCCCCCATCCCGGACGATCTTCTCGCAAAATCATTTCAAGTGGATGCAAAGACGGTGGATTTGATACAGTCCAAGTTCTAG
- the LOC142542541 gene encoding LOW QUALITY PROTEIN: putative receptor-like protein kinase At1g30570 (The sequence of the model RefSeq protein was modified relative to this genomic sequence to represent the inferred CDS: deleted 1 base in 1 codon) → MMKVQGMRILSILFLFIIFVFASTVESQIQSFLINCGSNSSVNVDGRRWTGDKVLGNNFTLVAPGIEASSTMFNGDSVYEPLYRTARIFTDHMNYSFQGTTGNYFFRLHFYPLIFENYNANDSYFAVEVNGLKLLSEFNVPGEILYKKSKFPGSRINSSLPYLVKEYFISVEASETIVNFVPSEGSFGFVNAIEMIPEDNKMFIGSVRRVGVNGGLSSLNLNKRGIETMCRLNVGGSSIKPAQDFFFWRTWETDSGYMINSDAGSEIHNKSNITYATPNDTTVEPLLVYETARTLTNTEVLEKRFNMSWKLEVDPDFDYLVRLHFCELLYDKPNQRIFRIYIDNKTAAENFDIFVRAGGTNKAYHEDYLDSISSKTKTLWIQLGPDTSTGSAGTDALLSGLEVFKLSRNGNLAYVQKYSDPEISKSSRKLILWVGIGAGIGSFAILAAVFMLAVCFCKKKREKNGTKKTFPGWRPLFLPGSIWNSTANAKGSMSCQSPNGQFGSVRSGRRFTVTEIRAATHNFDESLVIGVGGFGKVYKGEVDDGTLVAIKRSNPQSQQGLAEFETEIEMLSKLRHRHLVPLIGFCDEQNEMILVYEYMANGTLRNHLFGSDLPPLSWKQRLEMCIGAARGLHYLHTGSERGIIHRDVKTTNILLDGNFVAKMADFGLSKTGPSFEHTHVSTAVKGSFGYLDPEYFRRQQLTEKSDVYSFGVVLFEVVCARAVINPTLPKDQINLAEWALRCQREGLLESILDEQLRGKYSPESLMGFGEIAEKCLADEGKSRPTMGEVLWYLEYVLQLQESWLRSNAGEHSVTSIHYLRPFDDSKSVEAQAEENSDTGTPTQ, encoded by the exons ATGATGAAGGTTCAAGGCATGAGAATCTTGAGTATATTGTTTCTGTTTATTATATTTGTGTTTGCAAGCACTGTGGAATCTCAGATTCAGTCCTTTCTGATAAATTGTGGATCGAATTCGAGTGTAAATGTAGATGGCAGGAGATGGACTGGTGACAAAGTTTTAGGCAACAATTTCACCCTCGTTGCTCCTGGTATTGAAGCCTCCAGCACAATGTTCAATGGTGATTCAGTTTACGAGCCTCTTTATAGAACTGCCAGGATTTTTACAGACCACATGAATTATAGTTTTCAAGGAACAACCGGGAATTATTTTTTTAGGCTTCATTTCTACCCATTGATATTTGAAAATTACAATGCCAATGACTCCTACTTTGCTGTTGAGGTGAATGGTTTGAAGCTACTTTCTGAATTCAATGTTCCTGGTGAGATTTTGTACAAGAAGTCAAAATTTCCTGGCTCAAGAATTAATTCTAGCTTGCCATATTTGGTGAAGGAATATTTTATCAGTGTTGAAGCTAGTGAAACAATTGTTAATTTTGTTCCTTCTGAAGGCTCATTTGGTTTCGTGAATGCAATAGAAATGATTCCAGAAGACAATAAGATGTTCATTGGCTCGGTGAGGAGAGTGGGCGTAAATGGTGGCTTGAGCTCTTTGAATTTAAACAAACGGGGGATTGAAACCATGTGTCGATTGAATGTTGGAGGTTCATCCATCAAACCTGcacaagat ttttttttttggagaacGTGGGAAACTGATTCAGGTTACATGATAAATTCAGATGCTGGATCAGAAATCCATAACAAATCTAACATTACTTATGCTACTCCAAATGATACAACAGTGGAGCCTCTTCTTGTCTATGAAACAGCAAGAACTTTGACGAATACAGAAGTATTGGAAAAGAGATTCAACATGTCATGGAAATTGGAGGTCGATCCAGATTTTGATTATCTAGTCCGCCTGCACTTCTGTGAGCTGCTGTATGATAAGCCCAATCAGAGGATTTTCAGAATATACATTGACAATAAAACTGCTGCAGAAAACTTTGACATTTTTGTTCGAGCCGGAGGAACAAACAAGGCATATCATGAGGATTACCTGGATTCAATTTCTTCTAAAACCAAGACTCTTTGGATACAATTAGGTCCTGATACAAGTACTGGTTCTGCTGGAACTGATGCTCTTTTGAGTGGTTTGGAGGTTTTCAAGCTAAGTCGGAATGGTAATCTTGCTTATGTACAGAAGTATAGTGATCCAGAAATCAGCAAAAGCTCAAGAAAGCTAATCCTTTGGGTTGGAATTGGAGCAGGTATTGGTTCTTTTGCCATTCTTGCAGCTGTTTTTATGCTGGCCGTCTGTTTCTGTaagaagaagagagaaaaaaatgGTACCAAGAAGACCTTTCCTGGCTGGAGGCCTTTGTTCCTCCCTGGATCAATTTGGAACAGCACTGCCAACGCAAAAGGATCGATGAGTTGTCAGAGTCCAAATGGACAATTTGGCTCCGTCAGATCCGGGAGGCGCTTTACGGTAACGGAGATTAGAGCAGCAACACATAATTTTGATGAAAGTTTAGTGATCGGAGTGGGAGGATTTGGTAAGGTGTACAAAGGAGAGGTTGACGATGGGACCCTTGTCGCAATTAAACGATCCAATCCACAATCTCAGCAGGGCTTAGCAGAATTTGAAACGGAAATTGAGATGTTGTCAAAACTAAGGCACAGGCATCTTGTCCCTCTGATTGGATTCTGCGATGAACAGAATGAAATGATTTTGGTGTACGAATATATGGCTAACGGAACTCTGAGGAATCATCTTTTTGGGAGCGACTTACCACCATTAAGTTGGAAGCAACGATTGGAAATGTGCATCGGTGCGGCCAGAGGACTACACTACCTTCATACAGGATCCGAGAGGGGAATCATCCACAGAGACGTGAAGACAACCAACATATTGTTAGATGGGAACTTTGTAGCAAAAATGGCTGATTTTGGGCTGTCCAAAACAGGTCCTTCATTTGAGCACACACATGTGAGCACTGCGGTAAAAGGAAGCTTTGGTTATCTTGATCCTGAATATTTCAGGCGGCAACAGTTGACTGAGAAATCTGATGTTTACTCATTTGGTGTGGTCCTTTTTGAAGTTGTTTGTGCTCGAGCTGTTATTAATCCCACATTACCGaaagatcaaataaatcttgcaGAATGGGCGTTGCGTTGCCAAAGAGAGGGATTGCTTGAGAGCATTCTCGATGAACAGCTCCGAGGAAAGTATTCTCCAGAATCATTGATGGGATTTGGAGAGATTGCTGAGAAATGTCTTGCAGATGAGGGGAAGAGCAGGCCGACAATGGGGGAAGTTCTGTGGTACTTGGAATATGTTTTACAGCTTCAAGAATCTTGGTTGCGCAGCAATGCTGGAGAACACTCAGTTACTAGCATTCATTATTTGAGGCCTTTTGATGATTCGAAATCTGTGGAAGCACAGGCAGAAGAAAATTCAGATACTGGCACTCCTACACAATAG
- the LOC142541447 gene encoding uncharacterized protein LOC142541447 translates to MNKGRANSSPELVPPPLNMEQQYDDSALEGVAANVKLLLKLIQDHKNACDKDKNDSRRMLRVATMMTILDSVRSRIQKCQSIGNKRSEAELRRCNTDVGRNSIPRDTKNGNEPVDDEKERLKRELNSSLATQKSLSVMCTGLGKEREIMATQLSLKVHELSEMEDLINELKKQNERLLDKVRGCASEQKEKRLFDGMGRGESQGNVALQERNKELSEQLLKSLEGYRSIKKKLREAQEENMVMHSTIDEMGAKVITSIEKFRCFKERTSLSSRDYVSDNIREEIVALEGIFHHFQECVKLKGLA, encoded by the exons ATGAATAAGGGTCGTGCGAATTCGTCTCCCGAGTTAGTTCCACCACCATTAAACATGGAACAACAATATGACGATTCTGCACTAGAAG GGGTGGCAGCAAACGTGAAGTTATTGTTAAAACTAATCCAAGATCACAAAAATGCCTGCGATAAAGACAAAAACGATAGCCGGAGAATGCTGAGGGTGGCCACTATGATGACCATTCTTGATAGTGTTAGAAGCAGAATCCAAAAATGCCAATCTATTGGAAACAAAAGATCAGAGGCGGAGCTGCGGCGTTGCAACACCGATGTAGGGCGGAACAGCATCCCAAGGGACACGAAAAATGGGAACGAGCCAGTGGATGACGAAAAAGAGAGGCTAAAACGAGAGCTGAATTCAAGTTTAGCCACACAAAAGAGCCTGAGTGTTATGTGCACTGGCTTAGGGAAAGAAAGGGAGATTATGGCCACACAGCTTTCACTCAAGGTTCACGAATTGAGCGAAATGGAGGATCTTATTAATGAACTCAAAAAGCAGAACGAGAGACTGCTAGATAAAGTAAGGGGATGTGCCTCAGAGCAAAAGGAGAAAAGGTTGTTCGATGGTATGGGGAGAGGAGAGTCACAAGGGAATGTGGCATTGCAAGAGAGAAACAAGGAACTCTCGGAGCAACTCCTGAAGTCCCTTGAGGGATACCGATCCATTAAAAAAAAGCTCAGAGAAGCACAAGAAGAGAACATGGTGATGCACAGCACGATTGATGAAATGGGAGCGAAAGTTATCACAAGTATCGAGAAATTTCGATGTTTTAAGGAACGCACATCGTTATCTTCGAGAGACTATGTTTCTGACAACATCCGGGAGGAGATCGTGGCGTTGGAGGGTATATTTCACCACTTCCAGGAATGTGTGAAGCTAAAAGGTCTAGCATGA
- the LOC142542542 gene encoding beta-glucosidase 12-like isoform X2: MTSAQILLFMSFFSMLIIADGAVTAATGSNPETDCECNSTSLNRGDFPLEFVFGAASSAYQCEGAYKENRKGLSMWDNFTHTYPDKILDYSNGDVATDSFHLYKEDVKIANDLRLNAYRFSISWPRILPGGTIEKGVNRDGIEYYSNLIDELLANGIEPFVTILHLDLPQALQDSYGGFLSPQIVADFQDFADLLFCEFGDRVKYWITINEPWTFSSHGYGYGSLAPGRCSDWQGSSCTGGDSSVEPYIVTHNQLLAHAAVVTLYRKKYQEFQKGKIGITVVSYWFESYDESQENKNAKDRALDFMLGWIMEPLTVGKYPNSMRARVGSRLPEFSDENIDRLKGSFDFIGFNYYGAIYALNKPNSSSLSYLTDSEVEITGERNGKPIGAQTRKSSPIYIYPKGLPQILRHIREEYNDPLIYITENGIDEAANDSLDISEAIKDDPRKVYIRDHLCCLHQAIDAGRMGLM, from the exons ATGACCAGTGCTCAAATTTTATTGTTCATGTCCTTTTTTAGCATGCTTATAATTGCAGATGGCGCAGTTACTGCTGCCACTGGTTCCAACCCAGAAACTGATTGCGAGTGCAACAGTACGTCACTCAACCGCGGGGACTTCCCTCTGGAATTCGTATTCGGGGCAGCATCATCCGCTTATCAGTGTGAAGGTGCATACAAGGAGAACAGGAAAGGCCTCAGCATGTGGGATAATTTCACGCACACGTATCCAG ATAAGATATTGGACTATAGTAATGGAGACGTAGCAACTGATTCTTTTCATCTGTACAAG GAAGACGTGAAGATTGCCAACGACTTGCGTCTTAATGCCTATAGATTTTCGATATCGTGGCCACGGATATTGCCAG GTGGAACGATTGAGAAAGGCGTAAATCGGGATGGGATTGAGTACTATAGTAATTTGATCGATGAGCTTTTAGCTAATG GTATAGAGCCTTTTGTCACAATACTCCACTTAGATCTTCCACAAGCTTTGCAGGATTCATATGGTGGGTTCCTAAGTCCTCAAATTGT GGCAGATTTTCAAGACTTTGCCGACCTCTTGTTCTGCGAATTTGGTGATCGTGTCAAGTATTGGATCACTATAAACGAGCCATGGACATTCAGTTCGCACGGTTATGGATATGGTTCATTGGCACCAGGCCGGTGTTCTGATTGGCAAGGTTCCAGTTGCACGGGGGGTGACTCATCCGTCGAACCATACATCGTTACACACAACCAGCTTCTGGCTCATGCTGCTGTTGTAACACTGTATAGGAAAAAATATCAG GAATTTCAAAAGGGAAAGATTGGAATTACTGTTGTTTCATATTGGTTTGAGTCATATGATGAGTCGCAAGAGAATAAAAATGCCAAAGATCGAGCCCTTGATTTCATGCTAGGATG GATTATGGAACCATTGACAGTAGGTAAATATCCAAACAGCATGAGAGCACGTGTCGGAAGCAGGCTGCCGGAATTCTCAGACGAGAATATAGACAGGCTAAAAGGGTCCTTTGATTTCATAGGATTCAACTACTATGGTGCCATTTATGCACTTAACAAGCCCAACTCTTCAAGCCTCAGCTACTTAACGGATTCAGAGGTCGAGATCACAG GGGAGAGAAATGGAAAGCCAATCGGTGcacaaacaagaaaatcaaGCCCGATCTATATTTATCCAAAGGGGCTTCCACAGATTTTAAGGCACATCAGAGAAGAATACAATGATCCACTGATATACATCACCGAAAATG GGATTGATGAGGCTGCAAATGACAGTTTAGATATCTCCGAAGCAATCAAGGACGACCCGAGGAAGGTCTATATTCGTGACCATCTCTGTTGTCTCCATCAAGCTATTGA TGCAGGAAGGATGGGATTGATGTGA
- the LOC142542542 gene encoding beta-glucosidase 12-like isoform X1 codes for MTSAQILLFMSFFSMLIIADGAVTAATGSNPETDCECNSTSLNRGDFPLEFVFGAASSAYQCEGAYKENRKGLSMWDNFTHTYPDKILDYSNGDVATDSFHLYKEDVKIANDLRLNAYRFSISWPRILPGGTIEKGVNRDGIEYYSNLIDELLANGIEPFVTILHLDLPQALQDSYGGFLSPQIVADFQDFADLLFCEFGDRVKYWITINEPWTFSSHGYGYGSLAPGRCSDWQGSSCTGGDSSVEPYIVTHNQLLAHAAVVTLYRKKYQEFQKGKIGITVVSYWFESYDESQENKNAKDRALDFMLGWIMEPLTVGKYPNSMRARVGSRLPEFSDENIDRLKGSFDFIGFNYYGAIYALNKPNSSSLSYLTDSEVEITGERNGKPIGAQTRKSSPIYIYPKGLPQILRHIREEYNDPLIYITENGIDEAANDSLDISEAIKDDPRKVYIRDHLCCLHQAIEKDGIDVKGYFVWSLMDNFEWASGFSVRFGLNYVDYKDKHLTRYPKHSAKWFKGFLESHPSRISDQ; via the exons ATGACCAGTGCTCAAATTTTATTGTTCATGTCCTTTTTTAGCATGCTTATAATTGCAGATGGCGCAGTTACTGCTGCCACTGGTTCCAACCCAGAAACTGATTGCGAGTGCAACAGTACGTCACTCAACCGCGGGGACTTCCCTCTGGAATTCGTATTCGGGGCAGCATCATCCGCTTATCAGTGTGAAGGTGCATACAAGGAGAACAGGAAAGGCCTCAGCATGTGGGATAATTTCACGCACACGTATCCAG ATAAGATATTGGACTATAGTAATGGAGACGTAGCAACTGATTCTTTTCATCTGTACAAG GAAGACGTGAAGATTGCCAACGACTTGCGTCTTAATGCCTATAGATTTTCGATATCGTGGCCACGGATATTGCCAG GTGGAACGATTGAGAAAGGCGTAAATCGGGATGGGATTGAGTACTATAGTAATTTGATCGATGAGCTTTTAGCTAATG GTATAGAGCCTTTTGTCACAATACTCCACTTAGATCTTCCACAAGCTTTGCAGGATTCATATGGTGGGTTCCTAAGTCCTCAAATTGT GGCAGATTTTCAAGACTTTGCCGACCTCTTGTTCTGCGAATTTGGTGATCGTGTCAAGTATTGGATCACTATAAACGAGCCATGGACATTCAGTTCGCACGGTTATGGATATGGTTCATTGGCACCAGGCCGGTGTTCTGATTGGCAAGGTTCCAGTTGCACGGGGGGTGACTCATCCGTCGAACCATACATCGTTACACACAACCAGCTTCTGGCTCATGCTGCTGTTGTAACACTGTATAGGAAAAAATATCAG GAATTTCAAAAGGGAAAGATTGGAATTACTGTTGTTTCATATTGGTTTGAGTCATATGATGAGTCGCAAGAGAATAAAAATGCCAAAGATCGAGCCCTTGATTTCATGCTAGGATG GATTATGGAACCATTGACAGTAGGTAAATATCCAAACAGCATGAGAGCACGTGTCGGAAGCAGGCTGCCGGAATTCTCAGACGAGAATATAGACAGGCTAAAAGGGTCCTTTGATTTCATAGGATTCAACTACTATGGTGCCATTTATGCACTTAACAAGCCCAACTCTTCAAGCCTCAGCTACTTAACGGATTCAGAGGTCGAGATCACAG GGGAGAGAAATGGAAAGCCAATCGGTGcacaaacaagaaaatcaaGCCCGATCTATATTTATCCAAAGGGGCTTCCACAGATTTTAAGGCACATCAGAGAAGAATACAATGATCCACTGATATACATCACCGAAAATG GGATTGATGAGGCTGCAAATGACAGTTTAGATATCTCCGAAGCAATCAAGGACGACCCGAGGAAGGTCTATATTCGTGACCATCTCTGTTGTCTCCATCAAGCTATTGA GAAGGATGGGATTGATGTGAAAGGGTACTTCGTGTGGTCACTAATGGACAATTTTGAGTGGGCATCCGGCTTTTCGGTTCGTTTTGGACTGAATTATGTTGATTACAAAGACAAACATCTGACAAGATATCCAAAACATTCTGCCAAATGGTTCAAGGGATTTCTTGAAAGCCATCCCTCAAGAATATCAGATCAATGA